In Porites lutea chromosome 9, jaPorLute2.1, whole genome shotgun sequence, a single window of DNA contains:
- the LOC140948233 gene encoding adenosine receptor A2a-like encodes MVAQSVTWLVLYSCLAVFTIIGNSLSIAVFLKNSRLRRMRTSMLLINLAVADLLVGAVAVPMYMVFQWPQSKLAQSPSFHISYDAIDILTGFASLFGLSVIGLERAFSVFWPHRHRTAGKLPYFAAVVLCWLLSSLQVLLRVLTQKNIVEFRIFFYNMMIALSLVLVVMLSTYTAVWYKVRARQNELRKRSKRRYIRESVERERKLILTLAIVTGVFLITWLPFHVLNIFVFFGIKCRPNKLSVFLNLIRAVKLLHYSNSFMNLIIYSFRFPDFRRTLCCFFGRNLRVHPVQSNVIGAMSSLNTNNQSPLETEGASKVFQ; translated from the coding sequence ATGGTTGCCCAGAGTGTCACGTGGCTTGTCCTTTACAGCTGCCTTGCTGTGTTTACCATCATCGGCAATTCACTCTCTATAGCAGTGTTTCTTAAGAACTCAAGACTACGACGCATGCGCACGAGCATGCTACTTATCAACCTAGCAGTTGCTGACCTGCTCGTGGGCGCGGTTGCTGTCCCAATGTACATGGTGTTTCAATGGCCTCAAAGCAAACTAGCGCAATCCCCAAGCTTCCACATAAGTTACGACGCTATTGATATACTTACTGGCTTTGCTTCGCTGTTTGGCTTGTCAGTAATAGGACTGGAGCGTGCTTTTTCAGTATTTTGGCCTCACAGGCACAGAACCGCGGGAAAACTACCATATTTCGCAGCTGTTGTCTTGTGCTGGCTCCTTTCATCTCTGCAAGTCCTACTGCGCGTtctaacacaaaaaaacatcgTGGAATTCAGGATTTTCTTCTACAACATGATGATCGCGCTTTCCCTCGTTCTTGTTGTAATGCTCTCTACTTATACCGCAGTCTGGTATAAAGTGCGGGCTCGTCAAAACGAGCTTCGCAAGCGAAGTAAGCGGAGGTATATTCGAGAATCAGTTGAAAGAGAGCGGAAACTTATTCTAACATTAGCAATAGTTACAGGTGTTTTTTTGATAACTTGGCTTCCTTTTCACGTTCTCAACATCTTCGTGTTTTTTGGCATAAAGTGTCGACCAAACAAACTCTCGGTTTTCCTGAATCTAATACGCGCAGTCAAACTTCTTCATTACAGTAATTCGTTCATGAATCTTATCATCTACAGCTTTAGGTTCCCTGACTTTCGGCGAactctttgttgtttttttggaaGGAACTTGCGAGTGCACCCAGTACAATCAAACGTAATTGGAGCGATGAGTTCGCTGAACACGAACAATCAAAGTCCTTTGGAAACGGAAGGAGCAAGTAAGGTTTTTCAATGA